Genomic DNA from Nocardioides aquaticus:
CGCGCCCGCGAGGTCGCCTCCCGCACCCTGGGCGACGTCTACGACCGGGTCGGGTTCACCCGTCCGGCCCACCCCTGACGCCGCCGGTGGCCGCTAGGGTCGAGACGATGCAGACGATCGGCGTGGCCGTGGCGATCCCCGAGCCGTGGGCCCGTGAGCTCCAGGAGTACCGGCTCGGACTCGGCGACCGCACGGCCACGATGATCCCGACCCACGTGACGCTGCTGCCGCCGGCCGTGGTCGACCCGGGCGACCTGGAGAAGGTGGAGGCGCACCTCGCGGAGGCAGCGTCGTCGGTCGCGCCGTTCGAGGTCCACCTGCGCGGCACCGGCACCTTCCGTCCGGTGTCCCCGGTCGTGTTCGTCTCGCTGGCCAAGGGCATCTCGCAGTGCGAGCTGCTGGCAGCAGCCGTCCGCCGCGGGCCGCTGGCCTGCGACCTCGACTTCCCCTACCACCCGCACGTCACGATCGCCCACCACCTCGACGAGGCCGCCCTGGACCGGGCGTTCGCCGAGCTGGCGTCCTTCGAGTGCCGCTTCGACGTCACGGCGTTCCACCTGTACGAGCACGACGAGTCCGCCGGCTGGCGGCCCACGCACGAGTTCCGGCTGGGGGAGGGCTGATGGTGGCAGCGGTCGACAAGGCCAAGGACGTCGCCACGGGGGCGCAGCGCCGTCCCGTCGTGGCCCACGTGCTCCGGATGGTGCAGCGCTACGGCTCCTCCCAGGGCAACCTGCACGCGGGGGCCGTGAGCTACTTCGCCTTCCTGTCGTTCTTCCCCCTCCTGGCCCTGACCTTCTTCGCGGTCGGCGTGATCTCGCGGGTCTACCCCGACCTCGACGGCCAGGTCCGGCGCAGCGTCGAGGAGCTGTTCCCCGGGCTGGTCGGCGGCGGCGAGGGCCAGATCTCGCTGGACCAGGTGCAGGACTTCTCCGGGCTCGTCGGGGCCCTGGGCCTCATCGGTGTCCTCTACACCGGCCTCGGGTTCGTCCAGGTGCTCCGCGAGGCGCTGACGGCCACCTTCGGGCAGGCCCTGCCCACCGTGTCGTTCGTGAAGGTCAAGCTGATGGACCTGCTCGGCCTGGTCACCGTGGGCGGCACCCTGCTGCTGTCCGTCGTGGTCGGCAGCGGCGTCACCCGCTTCTCCTCCGGCGTCCTGGAGCTGCTCGGCCTCGGCGAGGAGCTGCGCGTCGTGCTGGTCGCGCTGGGCGTCCTGGTCGCCCTGGCGATCAACACCGTGCTGTTCTTCGTGATGTTCAAGCAGCTCGCGCGCGCCGTCGTGCCGGCCCGCTCGCTGTGGTCCGGGGCGCTGCTCGGCGCCGTCGGGTTCGAGCTGATCAAGCAGCTGTCGGCGCAGGTGATCAGCCTGACCAAGGGCAACCCGGCCTTCCAGGCCTTCGGGATCGCGCTGACCCTGATCGTGGTGTTCAACTACTTCGCCCGGCTCACGCTCTACTCCGCCTCCTGGGCCTACACCACCCGCGCCGCGATGGCCGTGCGCCCCGTCGACGCCGTCCCGGTCCAGGGCCCGCAGGCACCCAGCCTGGCCCAGTGGTCCGCGGCGCTCGAGCCCGCGGCGGCACCCACCCTCGTCCGCCGCGCGGCCGGGCCGTTCGCGGCCGGCGGCGCCGCGATGCTGGGCCTGGTGGCCGTGGCGCGGAGGTTCGTGCGATGACCACGCAGACCCGTTCCACCGGCACCCCGATGACCTTCGAGCGCCGGCACGCCGTGCTGCTGCTCGCGGTGGCGGCGTGGAACGTGGTCACGTTCGGCCAGTTCGCCCGGACCCTCTACGCCGCCTGGAGCGCGGGGGAGGAGCGTGCGCCCGGCTACTGGGTCGCGCACTCGGTGCTGATCGTGGTCAACGTCGCGATCGCGGTCGTGCTGGCCCGGCTCGGCCTGCGGGCCTGGCGCGCCACCCGCCCCTGACGGCCGCGGCCCGCCCACGACGACGGACGGCCCCGGGTCGGTGACCCGGGGCCGTACGCAGTGCTGCTGGGGGGTGCTGGGTCCTGCTCAGTGACCGTGCCTGATGGCGGTGCGCAGGTCCTTGTTCAGCTGCGAGATCACGTCGAGCGGGATCTCCTTGGGGCACGCCGAGGTGCACTCGCCGATGTTGGTGCAGCCGCCGAAGCCCTCGGCGTCGTGCTGGGCGACCATGGAGACGACCCGGGAGTCGCGCTCCGGCTGACCCTGGGGGAGCCGGC
This window encodes:
- a CDS encoding 2'-5' RNA ligase family protein, whose product is MQTIGVAVAIPEPWARELQEYRLGLGDRTATMIPTHVTLLPPAVVDPGDLEKVEAHLAEAASSVAPFEVHLRGTGTFRPVSPVVFVSLAKGISQCELLAAAVRRGPLACDLDFPYHPHVTIAHHLDEAALDRAFAELASFECRFDVTAFHLYEHDESAGWRPTHEFRLGEG
- a CDS encoding YihY/virulence factor BrkB family protein, producing MVAAVDKAKDVATGAQRRPVVAHVLRMVQRYGSSQGNLHAGAVSYFAFLSFFPLLALTFFAVGVISRVYPDLDGQVRRSVEELFPGLVGGGEGQISLDQVQDFSGLVGALGLIGVLYTGLGFVQVLREALTATFGQALPTVSFVKVKLMDLLGLVTVGGTLLLSVVVGSGVTRFSSGVLELLGLGEELRVVLVALGVLVALAINTVLFFVMFKQLARAVVPARSLWSGALLGAVGFELIKQLSAQVISLTKGNPAFQAFGIALTLIVVFNYFARLTLYSASWAYTTRAAMAVRPVDAVPVQGPQAPSLAQWSAALEPAAAPTLVRRAAGPFAAGGAAMLGLVAVARRFVR
- a CDS encoding SCO4848 family membrane protein, with product MTTQTRSTGTPMTFERRHAVLLLAVAAWNVVTFGQFARTLYAAWSAGEERAPGYWVAHSVLIVVNVAIAVVLARLGLRAWRATRP